TTCACCATCAGTCCACCCCGGACCTCTAGGAGACCTGGGAGGATCCAACATGCCTACAATTCTGGCAAATAAATTTGATTATTTCACTATGGTGGCTCATGGACCTTCAACCCATGATTTCAATCCAATTGCAGTTTCAGAAATCGATAAAATCGAAGATTCCATCAAAAAAGGTCTTGAAAAAGTGGAATATAGTGAAACTGCCAGCAAATTCATAAGATACAAACATGAAAAGGCAAATATAGGAGTGCAGTTTTTCAATAAGGGACTAATAATCCTATCCACATTCGCTCCTGAAGCTGTTGATGATATTGAATTTGGTGTCGGATTAACAATGATGGCTCAAAGCAGAAGCAGATGCGGCGTCGAGAACTCTGTAATTGTTGATTGCCATAACTCATTTACCCCTGAAAGTGGAGAAGTTCTTCCGGGAAACTCAGAAGTGTTCCATCTCATAGAAGTTATTGATAAAATCGACCCTAATCAAGAAAAATACGAGGTTAAAATCGGTTGCTCACATGACAATATGGACACATTGGACAAACAGGAAGGAGTCGGTGAAAGCGGTGTAAAAACAATGGTTATTGAAGTTGGAGGTCAAAGAACTGCATATGTCCTTTTTGATGCCAACAATATGGAAATCGGATTCAGACAGGAAATCATTGATGCAGTAGGCAATTTAGAAATAGATGAAATTGAAGTTATGACCACTGATACACATACAGTCAACACTCTTTCAAGAGGTTATAATCCAATTGGAATTGCAAAAAGAGCAGAAATAATAGAATATGTTAAAACAAGTATTCAAAATGCAATAGATGATTTGGAAAAAGTTGAAGTTGGAACTGGAACCGAAAAAATAGAAAATCTTAATACTTTCGGCCCAAAAAATTCAACAGAACTGATTTCAACAATAAGTTCCGTGGTAGCCGTCAGTAAAATTATAGCTCCAGTATTATTGATTACTTCATTACTAATAGTATTTATATGGATTTTCTTTGGGGGATTATAAATACATCATAAATAATGTATATGCAATGACCCATGTAAAGAAGAACGGTGAAATTCCATCCCATAACCATTGAGAGAATCCAGAAATTTCATCCCCAGCCATCTTTTGACAGAGCTGGCCTATAAAATACAAAATAATTAATGCAACAAAAGCAGCAGCAATATCATTTTTAAATCCGATCCATCCTTTTGAGAGGACTGTGGAAAGAAATGCTGCAATCAGAGCAAAAATAACATGAATACTTGTAACTTTGATAGTTGTGTCCATTGATATCCTCCATTATTAAATATATTAATATAAATTTTAGTTCTTATAATATATTAAAGTATTGATTAACAAAGGTGTTTATTATGAAATCTATGTCTAACGTAGATGTTTATACAGTAAGTGATGAATTAAATAAATTATTAACAGGTGCCAGAGTAGACAAATCATTCCAACCTACAAAGGACATTGTTGTCGTGAGATTCCATGTGGCTGGAACAGGTAGAGTAGATTTAGTGATGCAATGCGGTGCTAGAATACATACAAGCCAATACCCCCTTGAAAATCCCACTACTCCTCCAAGCTTTCCAATGCTTTTAAGAAAACGAATTAAAGGAGCTCATGTAGAATCCGTAAAACAGCATAATTTTGACCGTGTAGTTGAAATAAAAGTGAAAAAAGACAAATACTATGCAATAATTGTTGAATTATTCGATAAAGGAAATATTATTCTTTTAGATGAAGACAACAATATCATCCAACCTCTGAAAAGAAAACTGATGAGTGACAGAGACATCAGTTCCAAAAGGGAATACATTTTCCCTGAAGAAAGAGGAATCAATCCGATTACTGTTAGTGAAGATGAATTTCATGAACTGTTCAGCGAAGACAGTGATGTAGTCAGAACACTGGCTAGAAACGGACTGGGCAGTTTATATGCTGAAGAAATTATCCAAAGGGCAAATAAAATAGTTGAAATAGATAAAAACACCTTGAACAGTGATGTGACTGCAGAACAAATTTCCGCATTATATTCCGGACTTAAAGACCTGTTTAATAATTTAAAAGAAGATTCAATCAAACCGCAAATTGTAAAAAAAGACACCAAGGAAGACGTAGTTCCTTTGGATTTAATGAAATATGAAGACTTTGAAAAAACCACCTTTGAAACTTTCAATGAAGCATGTGACGAGTTTTATTCTAAAAAAGTTAACACAACTATAAAAAATATACAAGAATCCGCATGGACAAAAAAAGTAAACAAGTTTGAAAAACGATTACGTTTACAACAAGAAACACTTGATAATTTTAACACTACTATCAAAGAAAGCCAACATAAAGGAGAAGTAATCTATTCTAATTACCCTACCATTGAAAACATAATAAATGTTGTAAACTCAGCAAGGAGTAAGGACTACTCTTTTAGTGAAATTGGAAAAATATTAAAAAAAGCAAAAAAAGACGGAATGAAAGAAGCCCAAATTTATGAATCCATTGACAAGCTGGGTGTATTAACACTGAACATAGATGATACTTCCATAATTATCGATCCGAAATTAACAATTGCTGAAAATGCTGAAAATTACTATGAAAAAGGTAAAAAAGCCAAACGTAAAACCAAAGGGGCATTAATAGCTATTGAAAATACCAAAAAACAACTTGAAAAAATTAAAGCTAAAAAAGATATAGCAATGGAGCATATTGCAACACCTAAAAAGAGAGTCAAGAAAAATCTCAAATGGTATGAAAAAATGAGATGGTTTGTAAGTTCACAGGGAGTTTTAGTAATAGGAGGCAGAGATGCAAACTCCAATGAAAATGTTGTGAAGAAATATTTGGAACCCCAAGACATTTATTTGCATGCAGACATACATGGTGCATCATCAACAGCAATAAAATTAAATGGCCATGAATTAAATGACAGTATCCTTAAAGAATCAGGTGAGTTTGCCGCATCATTTTCATCTGCTTGGTCAAACGGTTTCTCATCTCAAGACGTATTTTGGGTGCATCCTGACCAAGTTTCAAAAACACCAGAATCAGGGGAGTTTCTACCAAAAGGATCATTTGTTATAAGGGGACACAGAAACTATATTCGAGGAGCTAGAGTAAAACTTGCTATTGGAATTGTGGATTATGAAGGAAAAAGAATAATGGCAGGACCAATAGAAGCACTCGAAGCACATTGTGAAAATTTCGTTGTAATAAAACCAGGATACACTAAAAAGGAAGCTCTTGCAAAAAAGATAATTAATAAAATAAATGAAGATGACCTTCTTACATTAGATGACATTATAAGAGTTTTACCATCTGGAAAATGCGATATTGATGAAAAATATCACGAAAGAAAAAAATATGAAAAAAATTAATCCTGATAATCTTCAGGATTATATTTAAAGTATTCGTCAGGATTCATTACCACTACGTCAATGTTAGGGTTAAACTGACTTACAAAATTAGCAAAAATTGCCGGGTCTTGCTCTATAGGTGGGAAAGTATTATAATGCATTGGAATAACTACTTTCGGATTTAACCACATTGAAGCAAGTGCCGCTTCAAACGGACCCATAGTAAATTTATCTCCAATCGGGATTAAAACTACATCAGGTTTATAGATATTTCCAATAATATCTTTCATATCACCAAACAGACCAGTATCACCTGCGTGGAATATTTTTGTTCCATCTTCGAATGTTATTAAGAAACTAGCTGCACTTCCACCTGGAACTGTTTCTTCAACTATATCTATATCAGATGAATGTTTAGCATCCAGCATAGTGAATTTTATGTTTCTGAAAATGAATGAACCGCCGATATTAACACCAAT
This Methanobrevibacter sp. DNA region includes the following protein-coding sequences:
- the rqcH gene encoding ribosome rescue protein RqcH; the protein is MKSMSNVDVYTVSDELNKLLTGARVDKSFQPTKDIVVVRFHVAGTGRVDLVMQCGARIHTSQYPLENPTTPPSFPMLLRKRIKGAHVESVKQHNFDRVVEIKVKKDKYYAIIVELFDKGNIILLDEDNNIIQPLKRKLMSDRDISSKREYIFPEERGINPITVSEDEFHELFSEDSDVVRTLARNGLGSLYAEEIIQRANKIVEIDKNTLNSDVTAEQISALYSGLKDLFNNLKEDSIKPQIVKKDTKEDVVPLDLMKYEDFEKTTFETFNEACDEFYSKKVNTTIKNIQESAWTKKVNKFEKRLRLQQETLDNFNTTIKESQHKGEVIYSNYPTIENIINVVNSARSKDYSFSEIGKILKKAKKDGMKEAQIYESIDKLGVLTLNIDDTSIIIDPKLTIAENAENYYEKGKKAKRKTKGALIAIENTKKQLEKIKAKKDIAMEHIATPKKRVKKNLKWYEKMRWFVSSQGVLVIGGRDANSNENVVKKYLEPQDIYLHADIHGASSTAIKLNGHELNDSILKESGEFAASFSSAWSNGFSSQDVFWVHPDQVSKTPESGEFLPKGSFVIRGHRNYIRGARVKLAIGIVDYEGKRIMAGPIEALEAHCENFVVIKPGYTKKEALAKKIINKINEDDLLTLDDIIRVLPSGKCDIDEKYHERKKYEKN
- a CDS encoding metal-dependent hydrolase translates to MEIRWLGHSAFEIISDDNVKILIDPFISNNPACQVPVEELNPDIILLTHGHSDHFGDALEISNNTNAPIACIHEISLFLAKQGIRNIGVNIGGSFIFRNIKFTMLDAKHSSDIDIVEETVPGGSAASFLITFEDGTKIFHAGDTGLFGDMKDIIGNIYKPDVVLIPIGDKFTMGPFEAALASMWLNPKVVIPMHYNTFPPIEQDPAIFANFVSQFNPNIDVVVMNPDEYFKYNPEDYQD
- a CDS encoding DUF2070 family protein, with the translated sequence MSSMSSVAGLSKYIKTLPKTEYNILGMLIFSFLIGSLYFLIDSVPTYNFLEDIVLGGLFGLICFGVTSIMSGALNQQVISGFHGINLKIKHSMFLSGVSMIILGLVLISGGIISRITNIDMFLNSLLFGCVLIYGFNTLVFWATSKVRFIVAAGVGLIQPTLILAMFILISFFAIDTSFLGPAIIQIIIKALIAGIIFVLAIYAFIKIIASPFQKNLGIGVLDLLSLFIAHMNEGSNSLESLFENMSEAIDTVVTFVSFKTDAGIKALFISPSVHPGPLGDLGGSNMPTILANKFDYFTMVAHGPSTHDFNPIAVSEIDKIEDSIKKGLEKVEYSETASKFIRYKHEKANIGVQFFNKGLIILSTFAPEAVDDIEFGVGLTMMAQSRSRCGVENSVIVDCHNSFTPESGEVLPGNSEVFHLIEVIDKIDPNQEKYEVKIGCSHDNMDTLDKQEGVGESGVKTMVIEVGGQRTAYVLFDANNMEIGFRQEIIDAVGNLEIDEIEVMTTDTHTVNTLSRGYNPIGIAKRAEIIEYVKTSIQNAIDDLEKVEVGTGTEKIENLNTFGPKNSTELISTISSVVAVSKIIAPVLLITSLLIVFIWIFFGGL